The following coding sequences lie in one Ictalurus furcatus strain D&B chromosome 7, Billie_1.0, whole genome shotgun sequence genomic window:
- the f13a1b gene encoding coagulation factor XIII A chain, which produces MTDQETPENTATPITPAVPAVRPKQASHHGRNVGPTANSNKEYEEIPEFEPFMLLPRGPPPLTEYLDIWDVNMLKQPNEENKQRHHTHLYSNDHLIVRRAQEFLIKITFNRPFKPEQDKFAVEFAIGAGAQYSKGTYIPVFPTAERQSVWRGQILESSDNVVTMGITPAPDCIVGKYRMHVAVVTPYGIRRTRRDPSLDTYIIFNPWSPGDTVYLDDEEERDECVLNELGIIYHGAYDDVSERTWNYGQFEFGILDACLFILDKAEMPLTNRGDPIKISRKGSAMLNSRDDDGVLLGNWSGDYLYGVAPTSWTGSVEILLDYAGSGGQSVGYAQCWVYAAVFNTFLRSLGIPSRVVTNFFSAHDNNGNLKMDIILDENGRVDRKHTKDSIWNYHCWNECYMARPDLPDGFGGWQVVDATPQETSDGMYRCGPASVAAIKHGQVCYPFDAPFVFAEVNSDLVYYSRSKDGTLETVKVNTSYVGRMVLTKAVLDKGRRDIINNYKFPEGTAEERRVLEKAEEFGCQREKASVPQADVEVEILALEVQRGDDFHLELQFTNHSSQRRVVDIYISGNVVYYTGVPSAEIIFETPVVKLEPQQSKKEKVVVRSKDYQSKLVEQGNLNFIATGKVQETGRIITAMRVVTVHNPKLTVQVTGSPKVAEEMYVTVEFTNPFKFSLENVYVRVEGPGIMSINTKQYSVIGPGSSITWTERFSPRRAGTTKLMASLDCAALRQVYGEVEVTILP; this is translated from the exons ATGACCGACCAGGAGACTCCTGAGAATACCGCCACACCGATAACACCTGCTGTACCTGCTGTACGCCCCAAACAGGCGTCTCACCATGGACGCAATGTGGGCCCAACTGCGAACTCCAATAAAGAATATGAAGAGATCCCGGAGTTTGAGCCGTTCATGCTTCTGCCTAGAGGTCCACCACCTCTTACTG AGTACCTGGATATCTGGGATGTCAATATGCTCAAACAGCCCAATGAGGAGAACAAGCAgaggcatcacacacacctctactcCAATGATCACCTGATCGTACGCCGAGCGCAGGAGTTCCTCATCAAAATCACCTTCAATCGTCCTTTCAAGCCTGAACAGGACAAGTTTGCTGTTGAGTTTGCAATCG GTGCTGGTGCACAGTACAGTAAAGGTACCTACATACCCGTCTTCCCGACTGCAGAGCGGCAGAGTGTGTGGCGTGGTCAGATCTTAGAGAGCTCAGACAATGTTGTCACCATGGGCATCACTCCTGCTCCCGACTGCATTGTGGGAAAGTACAGGATGCATGTTGCTGTGGTCACTCCATATGGCATTCGGAGGACTAGGAGGGACCCAAGCTTGGATACATATATAATCTTCAACCCCTGGTCACCAG GTGATACTGTATACcttgatgatgaagaggagagagatgagTGTGTGCTGAATGAATTGGGCATCATCTATCATGGCGCGTACGATGACGTGTCAGAGCGTACCTGGAACTATGGACAG TTTGAGTTTGGCATTCTGGATGCATGTCTGTTCATCTTGGATAAAGCTGAAATGCCTCTCACAAACCGTGGAGATCCTATCAAAATCAGCAGGAAGGGCTCTGCTATG TTGAACTCACGTGATGATGATGGCGTGCTGTTGGGAAACTGGAGTGGTGATTACCTGTATGGTGTGGCTCCCACCTCCTGGACAGGCAGTGTGGAGATCCTGCTAGATTACGCTGGAAGTGGGGGACAGTCAGTCGGTTATGCCCAGTGCTGGGTCTATGCTGCTGTCTTTAATACTT TCTTACGCTCTCTGGGTATCCCTAGCAGAGTGGTCACTAACTTCTTCTCTGCCCATGACAACAATGGAAACCTGAAAATGGACATCATACTAGATGAAAATGGCAGAGTGGACAGAAAGCACACCAAGGACTCCATCTG GAATTATCATTGTTGGAATGAGTGCTACATGGCCAGACCTGATCTCCCTGATGGCTTTGGAGGCTGGCAGGTTGTGGATGCTACACCTCAGGAGACCAGTGatg GTATGTACCGGTGTGGACCTGCATCTGTAGCAGCCATTAAACATGGCCAGGTCTGCTATCCTTTTGATGCCCCATTTGTGTTTGCGGAG GTGAACAGTGACTTGGTGTACTACTCCAGAAGTAAAGATGGCACACTGGAAACAGTGAAGGTGAACACCAGCTATGTGGGCCGCATGGTGCTGACCAAAGCAGTGCTGGATAAAGGACGGAGAGACATCATCAACAATTACAAATTCCCTGAGG gcACTGCAGAGGAACGCAGAGTTCTGGAGAAAGCCGAGGAGTTTGGCTGTCAGCGGGAGAAGGCTTCTGTGCCTCAGGCAGATGTGGAGGTCGAAATCCTTGCTCTGGAGGTGCAGCGGGGTGATGATTTTCACCTGGAGCTGCAGTTCACCAACCACAGCAGCCAGCGACGTGTGGTGGACATCTACATCAGTGGTAATGTGGTCTACTACACAGGAGTGCCGAGTGCTGAGATCATCTTCGAGACCCCAGTTGTGAAACTGGAGCCACAGCAGA gtaaaaaggaaaaagttGTGGTGCGCAGTAAGGACTATCAGAGTAAGCTGGTGGAACAGGGAAACCTGAACTTCATCGCTACAGGGAAAGTGCAAGAGACAGGTCGAATCATAACCGCCATGAGGGTTGTCACTGTGCACAATCCCAAACTCACTGTGCAG GTGACTGGTTCTCCCAAAGTGGCTGAAGAGATGTATGTGACAGTCGAGTTCACCAACCCTTTTAAATTCAGTTTGGAaaatgtgtatgtgcgtgtggaGGGGCCTGGCATCATGTCAATCAATACAAAACAGTACAG CGTAATCGGTCCAGGCAGCTCTATAACATGGACGGAGCGTTTCAGTCCTCGAAGGGCAGGAACCACCAAACTGATGGCCAGCCTGGACTGTGCTGCTCTCAGACAGGTGTATGGGGAGGTGGAGGTCACCATCCTGCCATAA